The genomic window GTATATGccgttttatataaattatactgtaagcatttaaaaaatgtgcttATTACTACCCTAATAAttgtaagaaattataaacactGTTGTGTACATAAATCTAATCTTCTGCccagatcataatattaatctagtAAGTTGGTAcattaaataagaattattcaaatatttaaaattaagaattagaatatcaaatatagtgattgttaataattttatttattattaatacctatatttgtattattatacttacatacaaGGTACAATGTATTGGCTTTCTATgctgatatttatttagtataattgatACTAATTTGCTGAATGATCATTTTGGTATTTAAATCAGagtatttattaggtaaaaattataaatcaaacaattctaatttctaatcaTATAACtttaagtaaaattgtatgtcaaatgttaaatgttaaacaatgtaggtaggtactcttaatttgttattattattgataatattagagCTGccaataatagatatttgttgtatgttttattaatatataatattattttataagttaatttttgaatatatccCTTAATTTTAGTGATatctttactattatttattgagtattattgataataacttaaaacttataatattatatatattactttgccacaagtttaaaaaaatattttgtctttgaataattcattaattcaataatagtaGTTCAGCCACTTAgtgttatttataagaataattaataagcctGTTTTTATCTATTTGATTAGGAATTATTTTGTctcatattttgtaatgacCTATCAATGTGAATTTAtgagattatattaaaattaattgaatgtttaaattacaagcaatattcaaataactagaataaacgaaatattcattttaactgTTTTGTTTGTGGGACACAATactgtgttatttttatatttcattacatagtaatattatgtaaatgtatcattaagtacactatttttcattttgttactCGTTTAGCTTTTTTgtggataatttattttataggcaggtatttattttaattttcatgtcctttttaattttagaaaacatttattgagaaattaaatgtaacttattatattaaatttacttacctATCACATTACAGGTTCTTTTCgagtaattttactttttctgaactatttttaatacaaattgtaattgattgatcaatatacaattatattaagttataatgcttcaatatatttttttagaaaactcAAGAgcttatgtttataatttaattttaattacagttGTTAGATAAATCATTGTTAAAGTGCCTACCTAGTTAGATGCATTATTTAATGGTAGatagatatataggtattatatgttttttttttcaataatattgtgtaggtattacaatttaattgtattattattatatacagatatatataataggtatataatatgtggtttgaaaaacaattaaaggtttaaaatagttaatttatcaatagtttttattccaatgcaaaaatgaataattatatattattaataataatgtttaatgtctattatatttgtaaataattatcaaagcTTTAAATTGGATAATTTTTGGTTGggtaatttgtatgaattttgtattacctaatatttttttctatttcatacaagttcattgataaaataattattttccaaaataatcATACTTCATATTTGACAAATATAGGTAGTTGTTAGGTTTTTATCAATCAAAAACTAAATGCAACATAAAATGTTcttttgtattcatttatttatgttacacATAACTGGCTATTTATTAGAGTTCAAccaatattaagataatattatcatattacctTTATAGATTGGGGGAAATAATTCActgattgtttattattagaaaatcattttaagaaattccaatttgtttttatctaaGATAAAAGTTCAGttggattttataatttttattagttagtaCCTGCATGAacttagttaataaaaatgtcttattttactaaaataatatgtaagaatgttaggttttaatttgtgattgtttagtatttaatcgttataaaaataattgacacCATGGATAGTAGAGTTAGTAAAAGTCGTAAACGACATTCTGGTATTCAAGGACATATGTTCAAAAAAGTTCTTAAAACCATGCCTCATTGCAAAGAAAATATTCCAGAattacctttaaattataacaatatgtttacaaaaaaccttaaaaattgtttaggtttgtattactatattattttattttaacttctataattagtatatttacaaaagtataatattttaaatttcaaataatatttatttgtataactaaataattaactaaaacatgtataggtataacaacAAATGAAATGGAAAATGAAACAGCCGTTGAAGATAAGGTTAAAGTAGTGAGATTTAAACAGCCAACACAAAAGTATACCAAAGAAGCTTTGTTGGAATTACAAAACTTGAGCAGTTCCAAAGTGCGCCCAAAATTTTTAGACAACTTTCCTGACTTGGATGTAGAACTTGCAGGAAAAACTCGAAAGtaagtttcaatttttatattctacaaGTAaacaatagataatttttattgcttattatacaaaaccacttagatatttgattatttgtgtgacataatttgaatgattattgataagttttttttttttttacagaggAAGTAGACCTGTTGCCAGTGGAAAATCAGCTACTAATACTAAGACAGTAGCATTTGATTTACCGCCTTGGCAAAACCAACCAACAGAAAATGGTGAACCTAAAACTGAGgttagttttatattgttattttattaacatttattaaaaatatatatattcaaataataatgaaaacaaatattcacCAGtgcttgttaaaaaaaatcaaagcagTGTTTAATCCCTTAAACATCTACTTGGTTGtttctatatatgtattaatatgattaatatacaaattaatagtatatttacatCTTTGTCACTTTTCTCATAatctaaatattcttttaattataatatatacaaagtgattttttatcaatgtatTTCTCTAACTTTTAGTTAGTTTAGGTTAAAGCATATTGAGTGTTTTATgctataaatgattattgtaGAATTTTGTAGGACATTAAttctataatgaaatatataattgttataatgaaCTTATAAACATTCAccaatttagttaatttaattatttataataggtattaaatctgcttattatttaagtacttatactttaaaactatatttttcttcttttaaatatagatgTTTATTTCTACGGTCTATTCAGAATAAGAAACACAGTCAGTGGCGACTAGTTTTTGTCGATGGTGGTCAGACAACACCCGTTTGTCTATCTCTATCAAAGACAATCATCCTTAAACTGACTGTATATAGTGACCATGCCCATGCGCAGTAGTCGGCCGCCGACTGTGTTTCTTATTCTGAATAGACTATATGTATGACTATAGTAGTTACAATGATTTTCATGGTAGCGTcaaatcaatacaaatatagtaatgaacatttatttttaaatataacatgaaaatgtgttattttcaTGTACTAttaatttgtcaaaaattaaaattaaaattattaacttatgttTTATAGCACCTATctcttatttcaaaatattaaaatggtagaataataaaaaggatattgttggaaaatattgtttaacaattcttaataatttttaatttagaaaaaaccaCAGGATGCTAAAGATCGTTTGAAAAAGGATCAAGATATAGTTTTGAGTCCTCAAAGACGTAGTTTCAATTCAGGATGTTTTGTTACTATGAATGCTACTAGTGGGCCAAAACGTTCAAATAGTCCTTTGAATACATCTGCTAAACAGTATGTTGAAAGGTAAGGTGCATTTGATTttggttgtatttttttattataaaatatatatttagggaGCCCATTCGAGAGCCTCGTCGAGTTGGCAGTGGCCGATTAATGAGTCGAGATTCTTGGGATTCTGGTTTTCGTCAGCCCGAAAATGGAattgcaaataattataactttggTAAAGGAGGCAGCTTTCGTGAATCTTCATCTCATAATtctatgtttgtatttttatctattttttatctactattattatttatttaataatatttgttttagtgAACCTCGTAGAAAAGATTTTGAGTTTGACAGAGGAGAAACAGATCGTTATAGAAATTATGATCGCTTCAAAGGCTCTAGTAATTATGATAGACGTCGAAATGATTCTTATCGAACTCAAGAAGAACCGGAATGGATGACAGGttagttagtttttattaaaatgttgaggatatcaatacaatatatattgtctTGTCTCCatcttacaaaatatacaaaaaacatttatgtttagCTAAAGAACTAATTTAGAGTGAttgactttaatattaaagtgaaatgacatattaactaatttaaaggtaaaatattatctaagcaCTTTAAGATTTTActgatacttttatttttaagtaagttataacttataaccatttaaaatataagaatttaaaaattatcattactcgcttttaaaataaaatatcaataaaagcccATGAGATCCttagataattatttggtCAATTTACTCATAGTAATAAAGCTAATACCCagaatttgttaatttgtatgtaaaataaaaaaatgataagctAGGCTTtctcttatataattatataaaataattttatcatcagggctcggattttataGCATTTGCTAATTTTTATAGGATACAGATAAACATGGAGTAAgctataaatttttgtttgtgcACCAGAGActtcaaatatgaaattttattttgctattttttgcatatttaaaggatttttaggttttagtgctattttttaagttttagtatCATTTTCGGCTAATtttgtatactaataatactttttttttgtattttcataaaattaattaatattatttatttatttatttatttttatttattcttcaagAAGATAATAGGCTCCACTGAACATGTTTGTGTGGGGGCCCATGAGTTcacaatatgaaaatataaattcattaaatagttaaaatttgcatataactataaaattaatataagtaaatatatgtttgttCCTCATTGcttatataatgcaatattatgtaaaaaattgtgtagttaaataatacaatataatatgataatataaaacaaaatttaacagTAATTACTAAAGTCATACTACTTATATGATAAACTAGCTGAATTACCTGTTGTTGCCgggtttaagtataaaaatgtatacagtgGTTTCGGCAAGGtggttttttctatttttacacTTTTCAACCCTTTTAACCTCCTtaggattttaattttcaaaaatcctTTCTTAACGAATGCCTACGTCATAATAGCTATCTTTTTGCCAAATTTTAGCGCGATCCGTCCAATGGTTTGAGCTGTGCGTTGATAAATCAGTCAATCAGCttagtgttttatatatacagattatgaaataattctaTACATTTGTTAAGAGTCTttctatattttgttcttGTAATAGCcaaagtgtaattttttttttagaatctaagtttttttttttaagttctaaGATatctgttaaaattttaaatgcatacataagtattcttaatttatttgttatatattttatgtgatcTTTCCATTTAAGATTATGACACATTTCTATACCtaagtatttacagtttttaactattataacaaaGGTTTGgcatgtacaaatattttgacttaaaCAGTCATTCTCATGTTTACatagatttgttttatttggttggtttaaataacttatatagtgTGGTAATATGTAGGTTTTTTCTAAGTTtaggaataaattattttcacatagccaattttatattttactcatgTCGAATTGAATACTTAGTAAATACTTCATCCCAGGATTGACCTTCAATAAAGAGTACTGTGTCATCTGCGTAGCAAACTAGTTTTCCACGTGTtttcaagtaatttatttggttaatatgtatattaaacagtGTAGGCGATAGGGTTGTCCCTTGTGGTACACCACATATTATTGAAGTTCCTTCACTTAATTCATTGTTTATTCAAACGTgttgttttctattttttaaatatgaacttAATAAATTCTGAGCCAGTCCATTGATACTAAGTGTGctaacattttgtaataatattttatgatctaTAGTATCAAATGCTTTTGCTAGATCTAAATAAacagttgtacatttttttttcgaaagaattataaatatagcttGATACTGTTGTAATTGCTTGTTCAGTACTTTTACTAGGTCTAAAACCAAATTGAGTGTatgatagaaaattattactttcaaggtaatttactaatttttttttaataattttttcaaaaggtttgacaatatttgatatttgtgaGATTGGgcgataattttcaatattagatTTGTCACCATGTTTGTGTATTGATGTTATTACTGACATTTTAAAGCCTTTCGGAAAAGTAGATGTTGCTAtagctaaattaaaaatgtatgaaaatggtttaatcaatgaatatatatttaatttgagaatttttactGAAATTCAATCTAACCCCGGAGAAGAATCATCTTTTAAAGCCTTTAttgcttttataatttcttcatcattaattatgctaaatttattaaatgatatatctGTAGTATTTGAGGTTAATTGTTCAGTATATGTGTATTCTATACACATATActctacacatattatatggtatgaaACATGacaatatgacaattttgaaTAGTTGCCATACTCAAaaagcatttatattttatagtttaataaatcaacaaattCAAGTAGTATtacctaaaatttttttaaaaaaaagtttgtaatataaatttgttatcattttttttttaatttttattatttacaattttttaaaaaaaaacttaaatgtattaatttataaattataagttttttgatttgtgaacaaaataaattttcatttttgctatttattgtgtttttggGGAATTTAGcacatattttagtaatttttagtgCTATAAAATCGGAGTCCTGATTATCACCCtaggtattgtttattttctttactaataaatttttattatttaaagatggTCCGACTTCTCAACACGATACTATCGAGTTGCGAGGTTTTGAAGATCCACCTGCtgacaaaacaaaaaagaaaaaaactaaacctagtaagtaaatattaatccacaactatgacaaaaaaatgttttaatgtaatatgtataaaatatttagctccccgcactaaaaaaaattcaattgacTCTACGTCTACAGAATCAGCAGCTGCTATTAAAGGAGCtaatgaaactaaaataaagaaagctaaaaaggaaaaagatgaagataaaaagaaaaaaccaaCAGTTGAAAAATCCAATGTAAAGTTGCttaaattcacatttttaattgtgtggaaattataattattaatttgtgtagAATGAAGACCAAACTAAAAAAGATTCTGAATCAATATCTGGAAATGAGTTCATTCAAGCTTATGATGCTGAACATAAAactaatgaaaatgtattcaatgatttcaatattgatgattttttaaagCCAGATTACTTAAGTGATATAATGCATATTGAAGGGGAAACTGATGGGAATGTAGCTGGTTCACGTTTCCGTCAATGGTTTACTACACATGATAGTAGTCGTGCTTCATCTGCTTCTACTGAAATGTTAAATTCTGCAACCAAtagtaagatataataatattcataatttataatacatttatttattttattaaaacaattaaataaaaaaattatattatgcttgtaGAAAGTGCAACAGATAATGCTGAAGAAGACCCTAGACAGTTATCATCAATGCTCATGGGAATGGTTAAACATAATAGTCAAAAtgaatcaaaaaatttaacaaatgcaTATGACTCTATTACATCAAgtgaaaacaataaacttCCTCCAGCTATCATGGATGTTATTAAAGCCAGTGCACCCCAGTTGACTGATCCTAAAGCTGCCATACGTGATTTAGGTAACTTTTTCCTTTctgttttatagttattgtatacattatatagttgtagttaattaactatttttttttaatagaagtcAATGGCAAAGTTCAAAGTCTTGAAGAAATTGAATCTAGACTACGTATGTCTAGTGGACAACAAAATGGTTATTCACCACCacataacaatattcaatTCCACGAAGaattgaaactaaaaaaacttcaaaacaTGAAGGTAAGTGAGAATCGtttgaatagtttataaaCCTAAGATTTTTGAACTTtatgttatgtaataattagatGCCTCAAAATGAGCATGAAAACTCTAACAATGATGGACATGTAACAAATAACTCTCAAAACTATTCCATACTGCaggtattgttttttatttttgtaaaacaaagaataaaaatttatcaaaatttgtaattttgatagttaataaagtaaaggataaatttataaaattaaattaca from Aphis gossypii isolate Hap1 chromosome 1, ASM2018417v2, whole genome shotgun sequence includes these protein-coding regions:
- the LOC114120580 gene encoding bromodomain-containing protein DDB_G0280777-like isoform X4, producing the protein MDSRVSKSRKRHSGIQGHMFKKVLKTMPHCKENIPELPLNYNNMFTKNLKNCLGITTNEMENETAVEDKVKVVRFKQPTQKYTKEALLELQNLSSSKVRPKFLDNFPDLDVELAGKTRKGSRPVASGKSATNTKTVAFDLPPWQNQPTENGEPKTEKKPQDAKDRLKKDQDIVLSPQRRSFNSGCFVTMNATSGPKRSNSPLNTSAKQYVEREPIREPRRVGSGRLMSRDSWDSGFRQPENGIANNYNFGKGGSFRESSSHNSIEPRRKDFEFDRGETDRYRNYDRFKGSSNYDRRRNDSYRTQEEPEWMTDGPTSQHDTIELRGFEDPPADKTKKKKTKPTPRTKKNSIDSTSTESAAAIKGANETKIKKAKKEKDEDKKKKPTVEKSNNEDQTKKDSESISGNEFIQAYDAEHKTNENVFNDFNIDDFLKPDYLSDIMHIEGETDGNVAGSRFRQWFTTHDSSRASSASTEMLNSATNKSATDNAEEDPRQLSSMLMGMVKHNSQNESKNLTNAYDSITSSENNKLPPAIMDVIKASAPQLTDPKAAIRDLEVNGKVQSLEEIESRLRMSSGQQNGYSPPHNNIQFHEELKLKKLQNMKMPQNEHENSNNDGHVTNNSQNYSILQMLNNAQGPQNYNMANQVQNPNGPYGHSNNYRNQQPNMQVPNDLVMKLMEAQQIQKQHENMVAKAMAAQQQQQQQQQQQQQQQQQQSKQHMFKLPVELQNMVNFYTPTKDILQSREAQEMLMGIKRGEVMLHHLVEQWKKTSTNQSRYRETLICLMKVFQHSSNAQRMANQQDLVYQQQQAALYQSQMLKRQLLDQNHKRMENVHNPSYGGEGAMELGSSQSQSQPRIGLTPTSVLRKMTSTSEPLVDKHHISDERSVTQHALQHQINTLQQQMQQQQFMQQQQQQQQQQQRPVNTTIQQILSGNYPRYHGTQQQQQQQQQQQSNNMNGRNINYGSGDKSRMNRVQSPVSNQLARWFSPELLAQARAGRLPNMPAMTQNVNMLSVEDIEKFQVGGRS
- the LOC114120580 gene encoding bromodomain-containing protein DDB_G0280777-like isoform X3, encoding MDSRVSKSRKRHSGIQGHMFKKVLKTMPHCKENIPELPLNYNNMFTKNLKNCLGITTNEMENETAVEDKVKVVRFKQPTQKYTKEALLELQNLSSSKVRPKFLDNFPDLDVELAGKTRKGSRPVASGKSATNTKTVAFDLPPWQNQPTENGEPKTEKKPQDAKDRLKKDQDIVLSPQRRSFNSGCFVTMNATSGPKRSNSPLNTSAKQYVEREPIREPRRVGSGRLMSRDSWDSGFRQPENGIANNYNFGKGGSFRESSSHNSIEPRRKDFEFDRGETDRYRNYDRFKGSSNYDRRRNDSYRTQEEPEWMTDGPTSQHDTIELRGFEDPPADKTKKKKTKPTPRTKKNSIDSTSTESAAAIKGANETKIKKAKKEKDEDKKKKPTVEKSNNEDQTKKDSESISGNEFIQAYDAEHKTNENVFNDFNIDDFLKPDYLSDIMHIEGETDGNVAGSRFRQWFTTHDSSRASSASTEMLNSATNKSATDNAEEDPRQLSSMLMGMVKHNSQNESKNLTNAYDSITSSENNKLPPAIMDVIKASAPQLTDPKAAIRDLEVNGKVQSLEEIESRLRMSSGQQNGYSPPHNNIQFHEELKLKKLQNMKMPQNEHENSNNDGHVTNNSQNYSILQMLNNAQGPQNYNMANQVQNPNVGPYGHSNNYRNQQPNMQVPNDLVMKLMEAQQIQKQHENMVAKAMAAQQQQQQQQQQQQQQQQQQSKQHMFKLPVELQNMVNFYTPTKDILQSREAQEMLMGIKRGEVMLHHLVEQWKKTSTNQSRYRETLICLMKVFQHSSNAQRMANQQDLVYQQQQAALYQSQMLKRQLLDQNHKRMENVHNPSYGGEGAMELGSSQSQSQPRIGLTPTSVLRKMTSTSEPLVDKHHISDERSVTQHALQHQINTLQQQMQQQQFMQQQQQQQQQQQRPVNTTIQQILSGNYPRYHGTQQQQQQQQQQQSNNMNGRNINYGSGDKSRMNRVQSPVSNQLARWFSPELLAQARAGRLPNMPAMTQNVNMLSVEDIEKFQVGGRS
- the LOC114120580 gene encoding bromodomain-containing protein DDB_G0280777-like isoform X1, whose protein sequence is MLSSVQETTVLFLFICILHGLIVSYYSSSRRIRCCQCVLICPISQLEEKRRLDISSFSRYEDLVVVNMSEMVNDNDESSNSLVDSNTEGITTNEMENETAVEDKVKVVRFKQPTQKYTKEALLELQNLSSSKVRPKFLDNFPDLDVELAGKTRKGSRPVASGKSATNTKTVAFDLPPWQNQPTENGEPKTEKKPQDAKDRLKKDQDIVLSPQRRSFNSGCFVTMNATSGPKRSNSPLNTSAKQYVEREPIREPRRVGSGRLMSRDSWDSGFRQPENGIANNYNFGKGGSFRESSSHNSIEPRRKDFEFDRGETDRYRNYDRFKGSSNYDRRRNDSYRTQEEPEWMTDGPTSQHDTIELRGFEDPPADKTKKKKTKPTPRTKKNSIDSTSTESAAAIKGANETKIKKAKKEKDEDKKKKPTVEKSNNEDQTKKDSESISGNEFIQAYDAEHKTNENVFNDFNIDDFLKPDYLSDIMHIEGETDGNVAGSRFRQWFTTHDSSRASSASTEMLNSATNKSATDNAEEDPRQLSSMLMGMVKHNSQNESKNLTNAYDSITSSENNKLPPAIMDVIKASAPQLTDPKAAIRDLEVNGKVQSLEEIESRLRMSSGQQNGYSPPHNNIQFHEELKLKKLQNMKMPQNEHENSNNDGHVTNNSQNYSILQMLNNAQGPQNYNMANQVQNPNVGPYGHSNNYRNQQPNMQVPNDLVMKLMEAQQIQKQHENMVAKAMAAQQQQQQQQQQQQQQQQQQSKQHMFKLPVELQNMVNFYTPTKDILQSREAQEMLMGIKRGEVMLHHLVEQWKKTSTNQSRYRETLICLMKVFQHSSNAQRMANQQDLVYQQQQAALYQSQMLKRQLLDQNHKRMENVHNPSYGGEGAMELGSSQSQSQPRIGLTPTSVLRKMTSTSEPLVDKHHISDERSVTQHALQHQINTLQQQMQQQQFMQQQQQQQQQQQRPVNTTIQQILSGNYPRYHGTQQQQQQQQQQQSNNMNGRNINYGSGDKSRMNRVQSPVSNQLARWFSPELLAQARAGRLPNMPAMTQNVNMLSVEDIEKFQVGGRS
- the LOC114120580 gene encoding bromodomain-containing protein DDB_G0280777-like isoform X2, yielding MLSSVQETTVLFLFICILHGLIVSYYSSSRRIRCCQCVLICPISQLEEKRRLDISSFSRYEDLVVVNMSEMVNDNDESSNSLVDSNTEGITTNEMENETAVEDKVKVVRFKQPTQKYTKEALLELQNLSSSKVRPKFLDNFPDLDVELAGKTRKGSRPVASGKSATNTKTVAFDLPPWQNQPTENGEPKTEKKPQDAKDRLKKDQDIVLSPQRRSFNSGCFVTMNATSGPKRSNSPLNTSAKQYVEREPIREPRRVGSGRLMSRDSWDSGFRQPENGIANNYNFGKGGSFRESSSHNSIEPRRKDFEFDRGETDRYRNYDRFKGSSNYDRRRNDSYRTQEEPEWMTDGPTSQHDTIELRGFEDPPADKTKKKKTKPTPRTKKNSIDSTSTESAAAIKGANETKIKKAKKEKDEDKKKKPTVEKSNNEDQTKKDSESISGNEFIQAYDAEHKTNENVFNDFNIDDFLKPDYLSDIMHIEGETDGNVAGSRFRQWFTTHDSSRASSASTEMLNSATNKSATDNAEEDPRQLSSMLMGMVKHNSQNESKNLTNAYDSITSSENNKLPPAIMDVIKASAPQLTDPKAAIRDLEVNGKVQSLEEIESRLRMSSGQQNGYSPPHNNIQFHEELKLKKLQNMKMPQNEHENSNNDGHVTNNSQNYSILQMLNNAQGPQNYNMANQVQNPNGPYGHSNNYRNQQPNMQVPNDLVMKLMEAQQIQKQHENMVAKAMAAQQQQQQQQQQQQQQQQQQSKQHMFKLPVELQNMVNFYTPTKDILQSREAQEMLMGIKRGEVMLHHLVEQWKKTSTNQSRYRETLICLMKVFQHSSNAQRMANQQDLVYQQQQAALYQSQMLKRQLLDQNHKRMENVHNPSYGGEGAMELGSSQSQSQPRIGLTPTSVLRKMTSTSEPLVDKHHISDERSVTQHALQHQINTLQQQMQQQQFMQQQQQQQQQQQRPVNTTIQQILSGNYPRYHGTQQQQQQQQQQQSNNMNGRNINYGSGDKSRMNRVQSPVSNQLARWFSPELLAQARAGRLPNMPAMTQNVNMLSVEDIEKFQVGGRS
- the LOC114120580 gene encoding bromodomain-containing protein DDB_G0280777-like isoform X5 translates to MSEMVNDNDESSNSLVDSNTEGITTNEMENETAVEDKVKVVRFKQPTQKYTKEALLELQNLSSSKVRPKFLDNFPDLDVELAGKTRKGSRPVASGKSATNTKTVAFDLPPWQNQPTENGEPKTEKKPQDAKDRLKKDQDIVLSPQRRSFNSGCFVTMNATSGPKRSNSPLNTSAKQYVEREPIREPRRVGSGRLMSRDSWDSGFRQPENGIANNYNFGKGGSFRESSSHNSIEPRRKDFEFDRGETDRYRNYDRFKGSSNYDRRRNDSYRTQEEPEWMTDGPTSQHDTIELRGFEDPPADKTKKKKTKPTPRTKKNSIDSTSTESAAAIKGANETKIKKAKKEKDEDKKKKPTVEKSNNEDQTKKDSESISGNEFIQAYDAEHKTNENVFNDFNIDDFLKPDYLSDIMHIEGETDGNVAGSRFRQWFTTHDSSRASSASTEMLNSATNKSATDNAEEDPRQLSSMLMGMVKHNSQNESKNLTNAYDSITSSENNKLPPAIMDVIKASAPQLTDPKAAIRDLEVNGKVQSLEEIESRLRMSSGQQNGYSPPHNNIQFHEELKLKKLQNMKMPQNEHENSNNDGHVTNNSQNYSILQMLNNAQGPQNYNMANQVQNPNVGPYGHSNNYRNQQPNMQVPNDLVMKLMEAQQIQKQHENMVAKAMAAQQQQQQQQQQQQQQQQQQSKQHMFKLPVELQNMVNFYTPTKDILQSREAQEMLMGIKRGEVMLHHLVEQWKKTSTNQSRYRETLICLMKVFQHSSNAQRMANQQDLVYQQQQAALYQSQMLKRQLLDQNHKRMENVHNPSYGGEGAMELGSSQSQSQPRIGLTPTSVLRKMTSTSEPLVDKHHISDERSVTQHALQHQINTLQQQMQQQQFMQQQQQQQQQQQRPVNTTIQQILSGNYPRYHGTQQQQQQQQQQQSNNMNGRNINYGSGDKSRMNRVQSPVSNQLARWFSPELLAQARAGRLPNMPAMTQNVNMLSVEDIEKFQVGGRS
- the LOC114120580 gene encoding putative uncharacterized protein DDB_G0271606 isoform X6, with the translated sequence MENETAVEDKVKVVRFKQPTQKYTKEALLELQNLSSSKVRPKFLDNFPDLDVELAGKTRKGSRPVASGKSATNTKTVAFDLPPWQNQPTENGEPKTEKKPQDAKDRLKKDQDIVLSPQRRSFNSGCFVTMNATSGPKRSNSPLNTSAKQYVEREPIREPRRVGSGRLMSRDSWDSGFRQPENGIANNYNFGKGGSFRESSSHNSIEPRRKDFEFDRGETDRYRNYDRFKGSSNYDRRRNDSYRTQEEPEWMTDGPTSQHDTIELRGFEDPPADKTKKKKTKPTPRTKKNSIDSTSTESAAAIKGANETKIKKAKKEKDEDKKKKPTVEKSNNEDQTKKDSESISGNEFIQAYDAEHKTNENVFNDFNIDDFLKPDYLSDIMHIEGETDGNVAGSRFRQWFTTHDSSRASSASTEMLNSATNKSATDNAEEDPRQLSSMLMGMVKHNSQNESKNLTNAYDSITSSENNKLPPAIMDVIKASAPQLTDPKAAIRDLEVNGKVQSLEEIESRLRMSSGQQNGYSPPHNNIQFHEELKLKKLQNMKMPQNEHENSNNDGHVTNNSQNYSILQMLNNAQGPQNYNMANQVQNPNVGPYGHSNNYRNQQPNMQVPNDLVMKLMEAQQIQKQHENMVAKAMAAQQQQQQQQQQQQQQQQQQSKQHMFKLPVELQNMVNFYTPTKDILQSREAQEMLMGIKRGEVMLHHLVEQWKKTSTNQSRYRETLICLMKVFQHSSNAQRMANQQDLVYQQQQAALYQSQMLKRQLLDQNHKRMENVHNPSYGGEGAMELGSSQSQSQPRIGLTPTSVLRKMTSTSEPLVDKHHISDERSVTQHALQHQINTLQQQMQQQQFMQQQQQQQQQQQRPVNTTIQQILSGNYPRYHGTQQQQQQQQQQQSNNMNGRNINYGSGDKSRMNRVQSPVSNQLARWFSPELLAQARAGRLPNMPAMTQNVNMLSVEDIEKFQVGGRS